The Salvia splendens isolate huo1 chromosome 21, SspV2, whole genome shotgun sequence genome includes a window with the following:
- the LOC121785017 gene encoding shaggy-related protein kinase eta-like, translated as MADDKEMSAPVMDGNGTVTGHIISITIGGKNGEPKQTVSYMAERVVGTGSFGIVFQAKCIETGETVAIKKVLQDRRYKNRELQLMRTMDHPNVVSLKHCFFSTTSQNELFLNLVMEYVPESMFRVLKHYSDANHKMPLIYVKLYTYQIFRGLAYMHSVAGVCHRDLKPQNVLVDPATHQVKICDFGSAKVLVRGEANISYICSRFYRAPELIFGATEYTTSIDIWSAGCVLAELLLGQPLFPGENAVGQLVEVIKVLGTPTREEIRCMNPNYNDFRFPQIKAHPWHKVFQKRMPPEAIDLTSRLLQYSPNLRCTALEACAHPFFDELREPNARLPNGRPLPPLLNFKQELSGASPDLISKLIPDHVKRQMGLQFFASYEGMT; from the exons ATGGCCGACGATAAg GAGATGTCTGCTCCTGTGATGGATGGGAATGGTACAGTCACTGGTCACATAATTTCGATCACCATTGGGGGAAAGAATGGGGAACCTAAGCAG ACAGTAAGTTACATGGCAGAGCGAGTTGTAGGGACTGGTTCATTTGGAATTGTTTTTCAG GCAAAATGCATTGAAACTGGAGAGACTGTGGCTATAAAAAAAGTATTGCAAGACAGAAGATATAAAAATCGTGAACTGCAGCTAATGCGGACTATGGATCACCCGAACGTTGTTTCCTTGAAGCATTGTTTCTTTTCAACTACAAGCCAAAATGAGCTGTTTCTCAATTTAGTGATGGAATATGTTCCAGAAAGTATGTTTCGTGTTCTGAAGCATTATAGTGATGCAAACCACAAAATGCCACTCATCTACGTGAAACTCTATACTTACCAA ATTTTCAGAGGGTTGGCTTACATGCATTCTGTTGCTGGTGTTTGCCACAGAGACTTGAAGCCCCAAAATGTTTTG GTTGATCCTGCCACCCATCAGGTCAAGATTTGTGATTTTGGAAGTGCCAAAGTACTG GTGAGAGGTGAAGCAAACATATCATACATCTGTTCTCGATTTTATCGGGCCCCTGAACTCATTTTTGGTGCAACTGAATACACTACTTCCATTGATATCTGGTCAGCTGGCTGTGTCCTGGCTGAGCTTCTTCTGGGTCAA CCTTTGTTTCCTGGGGAAAATGCTGTTGGTCAGCTTGTGGAAGTCATTAAG GTACTTGGAACTCCAACACGAGAGGAAATCCGTTGTATGAATCCAAACTACAACGATTTTAGATTTCCCCAAATTAAAGCACACCCTTGGCACAAG GTGTTTCAAAAAAGGATGCCTCCTGAAGCAATAGATCTTACTTCCAGGTTGCTGCAATACTCTCCAAATCTTCGATGCACTGCG CTTGAAGCATGTGCCCACCCTTTCTTTGATGAGCTACGGGAACCTAATGCTCGGTTACCAAATGGCCGCCCATTGCCGCCTCTCTTGAACTTTAAACAGGAG TTATCTGGTGCATCTCCAGATCTCATCAGCAAACTGATACCCGACCACGTGAAAAGACAAATGGGCCTACAGTTCTTTGCATCCTATGAGGGAATGACGTAA